tattctattgagtgttctcccagctctatggcccacttggcaattctgcctgatgcttcaggcttagtcaaaacttgccgaagtggaagatcggttaagacgcatatcttgtgagcatagaaatatggccgcagtctccttgctgcatttactaatgccagagcaattttttccagaggttgataccttgtttctggacctcttaatgctcggcttgtaaagtagatgggaagctgctttaggccttcttctcgtacaagcaccgcgctaatggtttgatctgatgccgctaagtataagaatatcacttcggcatctgttggagcagagagaataggaagctcggctaaataacttttgagctcgtcaaaagcctttttctgctcgactccccactcaaactttggtgccttcttcaacacattgaagaacggcatttgcttttcggctgcttgggaaaggaatctattcagtgcggctagacatccagttagcctttgcacatcatgtatggacttcggcgttgccatgttctgaacaacttgaacttttagcggatttgcctcgagtccttcctttgaaacccaacaacctagaaactttcccgaatctaccaaaaaggtacatttttggggattgagtttgaggttggcttttcggagcacgtcgagagtggacttgagattgtcttcgtactccgaagtgcttctgcttttaacgactatgtcgtcaacatacacttcaacctcttttccgattaggtgccgaaatagcttgtcaatcatcctttgatatgtggctccggcattctttaaaccgaatggcatctttttgtaagcaaaaatgccgaagtcagtaatgaaagccgtttttgaagcatcactctcatccattaaaacttgttcacttcaaataacacatccgcttttagtaattggcggacttcgtcatggatgacttgacttctttctgccgcaaagagtctttgcttctgctttataggccggactgaaggatcaatatttaaccgatgtgtaattacctcggggggcactccggtcatgtccaacggcgaccacgcaaagacgtctttgtactctttgaggagctggatggtcttttcccggagtagaggtgttcccgcgaaaccgatcttcaccgttctggatggatcatcttcataTAACCGAActtccatcgagttcggctccggtgtgacttcggtcatttcgcctgcctctgactccggctgctgtgattgctatgcttgatggtgccgatctgattgctcggcacttttaagcgcaatctgcaaacactcttttgctctcttttgatcacctcggatgaccgctatccctcctttagtggggatcttgatggtgaggtgataagtagagcaaatggcctgaactgtgttgagccagtctcttcccagtataatgttgtacggggactgagcttttaccacaaagaactcgatcatcgtactggagcttgtaggcgctcttcccaccgtaatcggaaggctgataataccttcagggcgggtgtcctcctgggcgaaacttttcagaggaagcggagccggactgagccgagctggatccacttccagtttatcgaaacattctttaaaaagaatgctaactgacgctcctgtatccacgaacactctgtggatcagtttgtttgccactccggcttgaatgacaatggcgtcttgatgaggagagatggccgggacgggatcggcatctgaaaatgtaatcacttcgtcctgcttcagccttttatgcgttggctcctctcgattgaagcctctgcgctctgacttcagggacgatttagtcttcccggctgggagagcgtcaatagtctggattactccatcatattgcggctcgtcatcgtcttcgggatcctgttgccttttcggatcctgaggagcacagttcgcacctctctgcttcttgttctttttcggctgcttgctttggtatttttttaacgtccctgttttcacaagaacatcaatacctgcagccaaatgtcggcactcctcggtatcgtgaccgtggtcttgatggaaggagcaataattATTCTGActtcggcgcgcggccgatttcgtcatccgctttggcttttcgaacatatcggaatgcagttcgaaaatttccgctctcgacttgttcaatggtacgaactgagcgggcggtttctcaagatcgagacgtggtcccaatctgccttgtaccggtgccctttgaattctttcaaaaggagttcggcgaggaagcctctgatcgctatgatcgggcttctttttgtctcctctaaatgagctgtctaaagaccgttttcgacggtctgcctcatcggcacgagaaaactggtccgcaatgtcccacatctcttgagctgtttgcggactgcattcaacgagcttcctgtagagagctcctggcagtattccattttggaatgccaaaatgacaagtagatcattgagatcatctacttgtaggcattccttgtggaacctcgtcatgaagtcgctaattttttcatcgcgaccttgacgaatagaaagcagctgagccgaagtgattcgggcttccgctttctggaagaatctcctatgaaaagcatccattagatctctgtaagatctaatgctgccttgagggaggctatcaaaccacctccttgcgttcccgatgagcagctcgggaaacagcttacacatgtgaacctcattgagaccttggttcgccatattatactgatagcgtcccaagaaatcatgaggatccactaacccgtcataagtcattgacggagttcggtaattctgcggcaacggagttcgggtgatatcatccgagaatggagtcttcagcgctccatacatggcgaacccgacatctcttcggtatggtggagatggagttctcctgtgattccggtaacgaggaggaagaggaacatgtcggtggtgaggattctttctccggggagatgcgacactactgcggtagtgactttcatgtctggatggagagggagaatccgccgttttcgtctccggcttttggcctgtttgcaggaatgttaagaattcatcctgcttctcggctaaaaacaacttgacagcctcgttcaaatcgggctgctgggaagactcggtgcgacgacttctggagtggcttgttccttcaccgtgaggactggagacagatttctcacgaggctgttttccagacctacgggctggactagcttcctcatggttaccacggacggaagcacgggtattatgtgatctggtatgcatttttttggtggaagaggatcaaaaactcgcttttatcacagatttggttctctggttcccacagacggcgccagtgatgattgggcgaatttttgatggtaataaatgcaggtaataaatatagatcacgacacagaaagttacgtggttcgatttactgaggtaaatctacgtccacgggaagaaaggagggcaaatttgtattgcttgatctggattacagcttacaatactgacttgctatatgagattcgatatctagagagcttaaccttgtctatctgatctaagttctatttatacatgtgaaccaagatcgtggcttccaggttgacaactgcttcataccactaaatagatcgtgggtgtagtggaggtcgtggaggtcctgctgggtccactatccaagatcgtggcttgcaggttgacaactgcttcataccactaaatagatcgtgggtgtagtggaggtcgtggaggtcctgcatgggtccactatctccttgttcggtcgaatactgagaccgaactgctgaactttgccgatcagctttggccgatctgagagtagagcttgattggttcttttgccgatctgagagtagagcttgattggttggcttttaccgagctgtaggctgcgaccgaactctttggttgtgccgaaccgaactgaactctttggtcgtgccgaactgatactctttcttgggttttgggctaatgggccgtcactgctattgggctcgccattagggtttagttgtttagttcgtaccccatcatttTGGTTTTGCATGGTTTTGTAGTTTATGGTGTTAGtatgttgttttgtgtttttgctAATTTTTCTCTAGTGCTTTTGGTTTTATTGGGGATGTCCTCAATCTTTCAAGGGCTCGTAGAATGTTGTTTTTGCCTATGCGTTTAGATGgggtttgtttgtttttttttttttgtttttggcaGAGTTTATTGGTTAATTTGTTAAACTATTACTCACTATCTTTGATAGATTGAgcgtattttttattatatcaaAAAATCTTTCATGTGTTCTTTTTTAAATGTTTAACTATTAAGGGTACATGCATATCAATATTAGGGACCCAACTATTATTATCGCATCGCCTCTATCTTTTAATACTGATGACAACATTTCGTATTGTATTCAACTcatgatttttgtttttttgactTGACATTGTTTTTAGCTAACATGTAAATaaagttatatgcatttaataTAATTAGTAGGGATCCATGGAAACAAAAGCTAGTAATCCAAGACAAGTTCAAAATCTTTTACAATATGCCAAGTTAAAACTCATATAATCCCTTGACATAAAAAGTTGAGCAACAAAAACGATAATTTATGTATATGAATCGGTCATCATAGCTTGCATGCTCCCACCCTTGAACATTAAATGATGCTTAACAAAAATGATATGACACACATTAGCTTTTGTTGGGAAATTGTCATAATCACAATGCATCATCTTCCACATTATGATGCTATAATCATGTTGCCTCTTTGCTCCTAAGCAATCGTGCTGTCATCATCATTGTCATGGCCAAGGCATGCCCATCCACCCATCATGGGATGCCACTTCATCACATACACCACATTTTGGCGTACATTCTTGGTTGAAAATGTCACATTATACCTTCTCACTCTTCACTAATGGAGAAACACATGCTTATATGTCTTAggtaggggtgggtaggtacggtatatcTTACCGAAAtcaccataccgtataccttaccgtaaatacggtatgcgaaaaaatcatacatttaccttaccaaagttttcggtataccttattttcggtatgacgaatttccatatcgataccgtacctcattttcggtataccataccgaagttcggtatacctgactttcaacatcaattaaaatagaaaattagagtttttagaatagtatttatattttataattttaaaaataaattaaatataatttattcataattatatttatatttcacaatagattttataatttaaaaatatataaaatatattttatatataattgtgcttatatttttgtggtatataccttaatttacggtatataccgaatttcggtatgcagcggtataccgcggtatttgaaaatccataccgttaccttaccgaaatttttcggtaaggtatcataccgtaccgaaagtcacggtataccaaaaattcggtattttcgatattttttcggtacgataaggccggtatttcggtatttcggtatttttccccagccctagtcTTAGGTGGTTTTATTTGTCACCTAAGGAATGGATTCATTCttccaaaattatttatttttaagaataattgtttcatattttatttttcatctaTTTGAAATTAATTGTCTCATTAATTAAGCTTTCAGTAATTTTGATAAATGAAtaccacatttcactaactcaatTCACTTATATTTTTCTGAAACTAAAATATGATTCACTTCCTGAGTTCCACTATTTTATTGCACACgtacacttttttttttacatttcttaacatACAAGTTGAGTCAAAGTAAGATAATTATTCACTAGAGTGTGTTCTTGAGTTTTAGGCAAGATGTAATCAGaaatttgttttgggatatatGAGCTATATTTGATCAATTTCCAGTTTGAAATTTCGAAATAATAATTTTCCTATATCTCGTTGTGTTGATattgatttttacaaaacgattCACACAAGATACTTAATATTCAACAATGTTATATGAACAAAAAAGTAAACTCCATAGGTGCTTATAATAACAAATAAGTAAAATATTAAAAGCATTTACTACTATCTTTGAGCTGCGTACAACTCCAATCAACGGTTAAAACTAATAAGTTATAAACCGATTAATCATAAAAAACGACGAAATATGAATTAAATGTTTTTGTAAATGACCTTGATAGCTAGAGTTGGTCGACCATGTCTATTGGAGACATTTGTCTCAATTTGATTAGctatttgaattttgtttggATATTGAGATAAATTTAAGTAATGTTTTATATTCTGTCCCATTTAAGATTACTACGGTTTTCTTTTGGTCTATCCAAAACAACAACATTACTTACATCattcaaatattttcatgtcttTTTTCCCTGTATGTGTGTTTTCTCGTTTTGGaataaaaatgcaaaatatAAAGGCATAAATCTCATAATCCAACACAAACCATCCCAAATGTAATTGCATTTAAATGAAGGtacaaaaaaaactaataaaaatcaATATCTATCACTGAAATATAATGACGACAATAAAAAAGGTCAATAAACAAATATTAAGGAAAATTTGCGGCGCAACTGATGCAATACAATGATGGAACGCACGAGCGTCGAAGTAATATAGAAGTAGAATAATTGATCCAACCCATTTCCAGTACCCACGGAAAAACCGAATATTGCAAATATTTGTGAGACAATTCTTGTCAATGATCAATTTTTGAAGAGACGTAGCATTATCGATGATGTATAAAATCATTTCCCGTTCTGACTTAGATTTCGAATATCCCAAAATTTCCAAATACTTTTCAGACAAATCACACCTACGACGATGGTCATATGTTTTTGCATCGAATTCAACTTCCCCAGTCGTGTCCGACATCTTCCAGGGTACAAACTACCAACAAATATTATAACATGATCAAATATAATGACTATTGcatcaacatatatatatatatatacctaaaTTAATACTTACCTTTATTACGAGTTTTTCTAATGAAGTACATGCTTCAACCCAACGACAAGCATATCGTGAAACATAATAGTAGTCATGAATGGTCGTCTTATCTATCACCAATTCTAGATGTTTTATATTTACGAATTGAAGCCATGAATTATTCAACAACTCAAGATTCAACTGCAAATTAATATCACATGCATTAATATTTGGAAAAAAcgtcaaaaaaaaaaacatcattaCCTTGCACAGATCTGAAGATGAATAGTACGCATATGAGAGGCGCAGTAGTTGGAGTTGGTCGCGTATGCAATATGGCATTTGGGAAATGAACTCAACCTGAGTTCGACTATAACGACTGTCTCTAAGATTGAGTTTCGTAAGCTTCGGGATATTACTAAGTTGCACACTACATTCTCTTCTGCATTCAAAGCATGTCAGAGAAACCAAACTAATAGCGTTGCGAATCACCATGGATCTAATTCCCGAAAGAAAAGACAAGTTCAAACGCTTCAGTTTGGAGGGGCCAACTATTGCCACATTTTCCAACTTGCTACAATTTTTAACTGTCAAACATTCTAGAATAGGACAATTGGAGACCACAAACTGAAAGTATTGATCAGTCATTTCAATGCTAATTAGAGATAGATCTTTAAGACATTCAAGACCATTCCTATCCGGAAGTCTATGAAATGTAAGACGGCCTGGTGAAATATGAATCATTTCGGCTTTCCTAGTTAGGGCAAACTCGAAGTACCTCTCAATCTCATAAAACACACCACATCTATGAAGGTCAAACGTAAACTCTTTTATCCGACTGCCTCTATGTGAATTCAAGACATGATTGACTACTCTATCTAGGTCATACTGACTCCTGTAAATGATTCGATCCATTTCACCGATTGCATATTTTGTGAAATTGAGATGGGTGTTGTAGGCATGAAGATGTCGCCAACGAGATGAAAGTATACTAGTAGAAGTCGCTTCATGGATTGTTAATCGAGAGATTATAGATACGAGAATATCACTCGGCAAATCGGTGATTCTATCTTCATGCATCATCTGCAGTTCACACATGATAATAAATCTTTCCACTCGATATTCAATGTAATATCATTACAAAATTGCAACATGTTAAAGTTCATATAATGCTTACCCCACGAGGCTTTGATCTATCCAAGAAGAATGGGAAAAACGTGATAATAAGTGATTCGATCCTCGCCGGCAGCTCCAAGATGACTATGGAAAATATATATGCCTATAAAAAATTGTGCCCTAGACTTATACtcctaaaatataaatatatatttgagCATATCTAGTTGTTTTGCTATTGggatatatattataaataaataatgtgaTTTGATTAATATTGATTTTCTGGGCCTAAGCTGAGACATTGATTTAATCTCAAATCTAATTAAGAAATGCGAATAAGAGAGAAACTAAGTAAAATCAAATTATAATTATCACGTTGGTTCAGCtagtacaattttatttttccatcaGAATGAATCCGAATCCAATTTCTCTTCTTTGAGTTTTTATCCATGTTGCAATGAAGAGTTTCTTTTCTTCTAttatcataatattaaaatatagtcTTTGGGAGAACATGGTATATATGTGATCAacacataattaattttaaaagcaCAATGCAAAACGAAAAAGAAATAGTAGGTTATTATAAGAGAACACCCAAGGTCATTGTTACCTCGTAGTTTCATTATACGGATTTTAAATTGACTAGTTCAATTTTAGATTGCTTAATTCATCttaaaatccaatttttttataatgaacTAAGATCAAAGTAATAATGACACAAAATAAGAATAATATACATAAAGAGTGAACAATAAAAACCTCAAAAACACTCATTTGAATTCATTCACCGATGCTTTATTCACTACAAACATACACATGCACATACAATATAGCATCATCAAATTTATACTATATGTTACTTTTACTTTACATAAATAGATAATTCAAGTCCAAAATTCAAGAGCCCCACTGGATGTGGATTATCTGGTTTGAGGAGCTCATACTCTATAGTCCGAGTTGCGAAATCTATGCCTCCTTTGGTCTCAACATCATAGCTTATCACCATGTTTTTGTAAAGCTTCAAAACATCTCCTTCAATCACTTTGAATTTTACTTGTTTCTTCTCATCATTTACTTCTATAACTTGTTTTGATCTTTGCTCTTTCCCATCTGCGTGTATCGAGATTAAGACAAATCATAAGTTTTTATTCTTTACTAATTGTCATTTAAATGATAGTACTAACTTATTGAAAACCACGTGAATTTCAACTGATACCACATTATTTAAATACAAAAATCAGCAGGAGAGAGTTTTGGTTCTCTTGATATCACACAACATCGATGAAAATTAAATATCACATACCAAGTCACAATCCAAAGATATGCCTTATTCCCCCAATTTGAAACTCAAGTATTGACAGGGCAAACCAAAGTTTGTGATTTTCAAAACAGCAAGCAAACCCGTGTTAATAACAGTTCGAAAACGGAATGACTTTGTACCTTTCAAACAACATGAACTTGAAGGCGATCATCTCCCAAACTATGCCGATCCTTTTGAATCATATTGGCTGAGCGCAATAGAGAGTTGTTCTGCCCATCCAATTCAATCAATTCGAGTGAGGGAACTTGTCCAATATCGTTTGGGACCTCTAACAAACGCAAACAACACCGCAACAACAAAGACCTGAGTTTTGGGAAATGAGAGGTTTGAGTTAACCAATTCTCCAGATTGGATTCGTCAATCAGCAGATAGGTAAGCTGAGAGAATCCTCCTTCACTCGTTTCCCACGTGTCGCCAGTGCAAGCGTGCTTTCTTAGCTTAAGCACTTGAAGATTAGGCAACAAGCCAACAGTTCTCATATCATCCCAGCCAAGTCTCACACTACTCAAACTCAACTTGTGCAATGTTGGAGGAAAAGCACACCTCATGCTCTTCAGCTGTTCTCGAAAAGACCAATCCATCTCTATCTTGAGAGTTTCAAGATTCTGCAGATATATAAGACTGTGGAGCTCATAATCCTCCACCATGTCTCTACAGCTATAGAACAGAGTCAGCTTTTTCAAATTTGGTACCATTTTGAGGTTCTCTCTCGAGCATATGAAATTTACTACTCTAGAAAGCGTCTGCAGGTTCACCAGAGCAGAAGTCACGTAGCTGTGAGTGGGTAACTTGAAAGAAGATACGAGGAGATGCCTCAATTGTGGCATTCTCCAAATCCCATCTGGAAATTCGGCAAAGATACTGTCACTTTCCCTTGGACAAATGATCAAGGTTTGAAGATTTACAAGGTTTGAAATGGCTTTCGAAATACTGAACCCACAATAAAACGCTAGGTATCTGAGATGACAAAGCTCAAATACTCCCTTTGGCAAATCATAGTGGCGAGCATTTGACAAATCCAGTATTCTCAGCAGTCTAACATTTCCCATCGACAATCTAAACCCTGGCTGACTCTTCGACATGTATAACATCAAAGTTCGGATAGTAGAGCCATACGCACCTTTCAGGAAATTAGGACATTTATAGAACTCATCAATACGGCAACTCACACGACCGCAGCATGACTTCAGTTCCTTAAGCCAGTTACTACTGCGAAATCCGCTATCAACACGAAAACTGAAACTATCTACACGGCCTTGCTTTACGCACAAATCAAACATGAAAAAATCTTCTATTTCGATACTCTTGATTCTGCCATTAGACTTTCTACTGCAGACCGAAACAAGATTTCTCCGAACAAGATCCTGCACATACTCTTCCCCTGTCTCTTCAACACTTTTACATTCAGTTTCATTCAGAAAACCCTCAGCAGCCCATATTTTAACAAGTTTCGAAACATGTATCTTCCGACAGATTCCCAAGTATAACAAACACGGCCTTAAATGATGAGGCAAGTATGTATAACCTAGGGATAGTATACGAGAATGTCTGTTACCATAGTCAAACGCAGCAAACCTGATGTTTTCTGAAATATCTTCCCACGCAGCTTCAGTTGGGTCAGCAGCAGCGAGTACTCCACAAACCACCTCAATAAGCCATGGAACCCATCTGCAGCTTCTGGCAATCATCTTCCCGGCAGACACCAATTGAGAAGGACAAGGATCCCCTTTGAATATCTTTTCTTCAAGCAGGTTCCAAGCATTATCCTCATCCATAAAACTCATCTTGTGAAAAAGATCTACAAACTTAGAACCTATAAACAATCTCGTGGTTAACAATATTCGACTTCCATTCCCTTCTTTGGGCAAAATCCCTAATTTTGCCCTATCTCTGAAATCCCTAATATCATCAAGCACAATGAGATACCTCTTCCCCCTTACATTCTCCAATAAAGTTTGCGTCAGTTCATCCTCATCATTAGATGAACTCTCGACATTCATGGATCGGAGAAGGTCTCGAATCACTCGCGGCCGATCGTATTCGCTGGATACTGTGGCCCAAGCGCGGACGTCAAAATGCTCAGCAATTGATGGATCATTGTAAGCGCTTCTGGCAAGAGTGGTTTTCCCCACGCCTTCCTCTCCGTAAATTGCGATCGTTTCCGTCCACCCTTCACGGAGTCGAGAAATTATTTCGATTAGCTCGTCGTCGGGACCATCCACGCGTCTCTCGCCTTTTAATTCGTCAACGATCGACTGGATTTGCTCTGTTGCTCTTTTCAGCTCATTAAAACCGTAAGGGTGTTGATGTCTCATCTGTTCAAGCTTAGATCTCGACGATCCAGCACTCGATTCGAGCAATGAATCAGTTAATTGAAGCTCGATGATCCTTTCTGCCATGTATGTCGCCTCGTTGATGATTTCTTCCCAGGGGTTGGTTTTGTGTGGGAATTCATCGAAAAACGATTGCAGGAAAACAGAGTGTTTATGAAGGGAGGTGATTGCGTCTTTCAATTGAGGGGAAATGGAATTTTGATGATAATCAAGGAAGATATCTATGGTCTGTGAGAGTGAAACAACTGCAGCATATGCCATTCCTTCTCAGAATTTGACTGAAATGATGTGAAAATGAACAAAAAAAGAGTTCTGGTTTTTATCAAGAGACTGAAACCAAATTATGAAGGAGATTAATCAATATAATAAATAGCATTAAATATGCATTAAATTAAATGAGACTGACAAcagttaatttaattaattaataaagtaaaagacggtgcctaaaatttaaatatcattATTACGTAATGATTTGAACATTTGAACC
This genomic interval from Salvia splendens isolate huo1 chromosome 13, SspV2, whole genome shotgun sequence contains the following:
- the LOC121762010 gene encoding putative late blight resistance protein homolog R1A-10 isoform X2; protein product: MAYAAVVSLSQTIDIFLDYHQNSISPQLKDAITSLHKHSVFLQSFFDEFPHKTNPWEEIINEATYMAERIIELQLTDSLLESSAGSSRSKLEQMRHQHPYGFNELKRATEQIQSIVDELKGERRVDGPDDELIEIISRLREGWTETIAIYGEEGVGKTTLARSAYNDPSIAEHFDVRAWATVSSEYDRPRVIRDLLRSMNVESSSNDEDELTQTLLENVRGKRYLIVLDDIRDFRDRAKLGILPKEGNGSRILLTTRLFIGSKFVDLFHKMSFMDEDNAWNLLEEKIFKGDPCPSQLVSAGKMIARSCRWVPWLIEVVCGVLAAADPTEAAWEDISENIRFAAFDYGNRHSRILSLGYTYLPHHLRPCLLYLGICRKIHVSKLVKIWAAEGFLNETECKSVEETGEEYVQDLVRRNLVSVCSRKSNGRIKSIEIEDFFMFDLCVKQGRVDSFSFRVDSGFRSSNWLKELKSCCGRVSCRIDEFYKCPNFLKGAYGSTIRTLMLYMSKSQPGFRLSMGNVRLLRILDLSNARHYDLPKGVFELCHLRYLAFYCGFSISKAISNLVNLQTLIICPRESDSIFAEFPDGIWRMPQLRHLLVSSFKLPTHSYVTSALVNLQTLSRVVNFICSRENLKMVPNLKKLTLFYSCRDMVEDYELHSLIYLQNLETLKIEMDWSFREQLKSMRCAFPPTLHKLSLSSVRLGWDDMRTVGLLPNLQVLKLRKHACTGDTWETSEGGFSQLTYLLIDESNLENWLTQTSHFPKLRSLLLRCCLRLLEVPNDIGQVPSLELIELDGQNNSLLRSANMIQKDRHSLGDDRLQVHVV
- the LOC121762010 gene encoding putative late blight resistance protein homolog R1A-10 isoform X1; the protein is MNCFNGLYAVTPAHSSGAACAGDSFSVVSLSQTIDIFLDYHQNSISPQLKDAITSLHKHSVFLQSFFDEFPHKTNPWEEIINEATYMAERIIELQLTDSLLESSAGSSRSKLEQMRHQHPYGFNELKRATEQIQSIVDELKGERRVDGPDDELIEIISRLREGWTETIAIYGEEGVGKTTLARSAYNDPSIAEHFDVRAWATVSSEYDRPRVIRDLLRSMNVESSSNDEDELTQTLLENVRGKRYLIVLDDIRDFRDRAKLGILPKEGNGSRILLTTRLFIGSKFVDLFHKMSFMDEDNAWNLLEEKIFKGDPCPSQLVSAGKMIARSCRWVPWLIEVVCGVLAAADPTEAAWEDISENIRFAAFDYGNRHSRILSLGYTYLPHHLRPCLLYLGICRKIHVSKLVKIWAAEGFLNETECKSVEETGEEYVQDLVRRNLVSVCSRKSNGRIKSIEIEDFFMFDLCVKQGRVDSFSFRVDSGFRSSNWLKELKSCCGRVSCRIDEFYKCPNFLKGAYGSTIRTLMLYMSKSQPGFRLSMGNVRLLRILDLSNARHYDLPKGVFELCHLRYLAFYCGFSISKAISNLVNLQTLIICPRESDSIFAEFPDGIWRMPQLRHLLVSSFKLPTHSYVTSALVNLQTLSRVVNFICSRENLKMVPNLKKLTLFYSCRDMVEDYELHSLIYLQNLETLKIEMDWSFREQLKSMRCAFPPTLHKLSLSSVRLGWDDMRTVGLLPNLQVLKLRKHACTGDTWETSEGGFSQLTYLLIDESNLENWLTQTSHFPKLRSLLLRCCLRLLEVPNDIGQVPSLELIELDGQNNSLLRSANMIQKDRHSLGDDRLQVHVV